The following proteins come from a genomic window of Bacteroidota bacterium:
- a CDS encoding DUF3825 domain-containing protein, which yields MITTPANKSELFKFAMFPSYEDSLDYLANQLAQKETWSFSNPKQEIEHGNYIARLSFPMLRSYLENTFRKLKGENKIVRTDDLLHACFNTGLVTQHHEDIYAFFAKNRYQHQESEYYLINFIKKSDHEFLRNFSMNPPKPADYFHRPEDLIFNPNMEIIPDVDHIISGNRARFPESIAIKDESEIRNILIGAIDESTRRVRVNYKMAMPQYFRGGIQLLIPLYLTTKDRPDLALVLDKINIRAYSARTCLTMGMAYNNARLIAKPHDTQWLSP from the coding sequence ATGATTACAACACCCGCCAACAAATCGGAACTATTCAAGTTCGCGATGTTCCCCAGTTACGAAGATTCACTTGACTATCTTGCAAATCAATTAGCGCAAAAAGAAACTTGGAGTTTTTCCAATCCAAAACAAGAAATAGAACACGGCAACTACATTGCACGGCTGAGTTTCCCAATGCTGCGTAGTTATTTGGAAAATACTTTTAGAAAACTAAAAGGTGAAAATAAGATTGTGCGGACGGACGACCTTCTGCACGCCTGCTTCAATACAGGTTTGGTAACACAGCATCACGAGGACATATACGCCTTCTTTGCAAAAAACCGCTATCAACATCAGGAATCTGAATATTATCTTATAAACTTCATCAAGAAAAGCGACCATGAATTTCTCCGAAACTTTTCCATGAATCCGCCAAAGCCAGCAGATTATTTTCACAGACCAGAAGATTTAATTTTTAATCCCAACATGGAAATAATTCCTGATGTTGACCACATCATCAGCGGAAACCGCGCTCGCTTTCCTGAATCTATCGCTATAAAAGATGAATCCGAAATAAGAAACATATTAATCGGTGCAATTGACGAAAGTACAAGACGCGTGCGCGTCAATTATAAAATGGCAATGCCTCAATATTTCAGAGGCGGAATACAACTTCTCATTCCCCTTTATCTTACAACAAAAGATAGACCCGATTTGGCTTTAGTGCTTGATAAAATAAATATTCGCGCCTACAGCGCGCGCACTTGCCTTACAATGGGAATGGCTTACAACA
- a CDS encoding DUF922 domain-containing protein produces MKKYFLITIITVGCLGLHAQIPFPDKLGLTVIQPQKTDTILWSAGKKLKWDDFKCNPDTNEKYLSASTVSIECNWNCADGKFKYEVRALFSKSRSWAKKEGQKEYLLQHEQLHFNLTEVYARMLKKELGLLANPCINQDKIKSIIAELKEKHNQEQKKYDKETNHGDNKAAQKKWEENIKKRLNELDVTSKKK; encoded by the coding sequence ATGAAAAAATATTTCCTCATAACCATTATAACAGTTGGTTGTTTGGGATTGCATGCACAGATTCCTTTTCCTGACAAACTAGGTCTGACGGTTATACAACCTCAGAAAACCGATACTATTCTTTGGTCTGCGGGGAAAAAACTCAAGTGGGATGATTTTAAATGTAATCCCGATACGAATGAAAAATATCTTTCAGCAAGCACCGTTTCCATAGAATGTAATTGGAATTGTGCAGATGGAAAATTTAAGTATGAAGTAAGAGCGCTTTTTTCAAAAAGCAGGTCATGGGCGAAGAAAGAAGGACAGAAAGAATATTTGCTGCAACATGAACAACTTCATTTTAATTTAACAGAAGTGTATGCGCGAATGCTCAAAAAAGAATTAGGATTGCTTGCCAACCCATGTATAAATCAGGATAAAATAAAAAGTATAATTGCCGAGTTAAAAGAAAAACACAATCAGGAACAAAAAAAATATGATAAAGAAACAAATCATGGAGACAATAAGGCAGCACAAAAAAAATGGGAAGAGAATATTAAAAAGCGATTGAATGAACTTGATGTGACAAGCAAAAAAAAATAA
- a CDS encoding tetratricopeptide repeat protein encodes MENSFTGKTDDFVRWCENAFNHYKNSYYEDALTNMRKSGEAACKLMFIYKYNEKVAAEKIAGKSYKELIQLIIWENLAPRRVINWLESLQIHGNTATHDNRVMQEQAHYSITALRLLIDWMFREFLKIMIPSRLKKAMAEAEGIYSSKDAGKKLQEELSKMKREKEELERNLSSLKEKGGEENEKFQKFSDELQKSISRIKELEEAQHRIKILEEELAKTKREAEDFKQQQTQIIPKKKQRRVFSKKYALLVLLPIAVITVLFFLFKKNFTSSETKETVSLMKSQPDTFKVEILPLSILQDNPNIQIKFEDALESRLKKTIQEHKLPMSVFYNASFTKTSVSSDDAINEGIKNNSSLVVYGEIYEPGVSDSAQVNIKYSMTRKDNRMLDETGVKSFMRLTDSSAIKIMMDVECFIQFAMADNYMSKKKYSDALALLYQVKPISKRQIRDLSQIICECHFALKNYPATIKELEKYIKLDSTEGYPYAFMANVLKASGKLGEAEKYYEKSLLVEPNNVNTLLNYAELLADKNVKNKMYKARQLVQQAIKYDSTNATAWYYLGSWEWQMNNAKSARDYFYKCLKFDSTNIAAKKSLAKILAFDFKEPEKGVELLSSILKKDSTDAAALFILANIYTSTNLKDSHKAEYLFAKSKKYVPNTNDYSNQYGLGMTAQNKGDFKNAEEHYLKAYALDSSDMLLCTYISQVYISLGDDNKALKFLQRAYGIDSMNHYSNLNLGYFYYTNGKLWNNDKAIYYYERVLKTDPYDTLALEGLGMLYFEKGNMNKAKDFFTRRNAIPPSSFTTIKSLGLLEDRDGKYEKALPYYQKAIELSPNDWEANSKLAFVMMKVSTTKYLANAMSYAKKSVELNPQSPDAMYIYSQILILSGDYYKASENYRKAIEINPALKDAGVEQALKQKGL; translated from the coding sequence ATGGAAAATTCTTTCACAGGCAAAACGGATGACTTTGTTCGCTGGTGCGAAAATGCATTCAACCATTACAAGAATAGTTATTATGAAGATGCATTAACCAATATGCGAAAAAGCGGTGAAGCCGCCTGCAAACTGATGTTCATTTACAAATACAATGAAAAAGTCGCAGCAGAAAAAATTGCAGGAAAGAGTTACAAAGAACTGATTCAACTCATCATTTGGGAAAACCTCGCTCCGCGCAGAGTAATCAATTGGTTGGAATCATTGCAGATTCACGGAAACACAGCCACGCACGACAACCGCGTAATGCAGGAGCAGGCGCATTACAGCATTACCGCTTTGCGTTTACTTATTGACTGGATGTTTCGAGAGTTTCTGAAAATAATGATTCCCTCACGACTGAAAAAAGCGATGGCGGAAGCCGAGGGAATATATTCATCTAAGGATGCAGGAAAAAAATTGCAAGAGGAATTAAGCAAAATGAAAAGGGAAAAAGAGGAATTGGAAAGAAATCTTTCATCGCTGAAAGAAAAAGGCGGAGAGGAAAATGAAAAGTTTCAGAAATTTTCAGATGAACTCCAGAAATCCATTTCACGAATAAAAGAATTGGAAGAAGCCCAGCACCGAATCAAAATTCTTGAAGAAGAACTGGCAAAAACAAAAAGAGAAGCGGAAGATTTTAAGCAGCAACAAACGCAAATTATTCCTAAGAAAAAACAACGGAGAGTTTTCAGCAAAAAATATGCGCTGCTCGTTTTATTGCCTATTGCTGTTATTACAGTCCTGTTTTTTCTGTTCAAAAAGAATTTTACTTCTTCAGAAACAAAAGAAACTGTTTCATTAATGAAATCCCAACCTGACACTTTCAAAGTAGAAATTCTTCCTCTTTCTATTCTTCAGGATAATCCAAATATTCAAATCAAATTTGAAGATGCGCTTGAAAGCAGATTGAAAAAAACAATTCAGGAACATAAATTGCCAATGAGTGTTTTTTATAATGCTTCTTTCACTAAAACATCTGTTTCCTCAGATGATGCGATTAACGAAGGAATAAAAAACAACTCTTCATTGGTGGTGTATGGAGAAATCTATGAACCAGGGGTTTCAGATAGCGCACAGGTGAACATAAAATATTCCATGACCCGAAAGGACAACCGAATGCTTGATGAAACAGGAGTAAAATCTTTCATGCGGCTTACCGACAGTTCTGCAATTAAAATAATGATGGATGTGGAATGCTTTATTCAATTTGCAATGGCGGATAATTATATGAGCAAAAAAAAATATTCCGATGCCCTTGCCTTGCTCTATCAGGTGAAACCGATTTCAAAAAGACAAATTCGGGATTTATCTCAAATCATCTGCGAGTGTCATTTTGCGCTGAAGAATTATCCTGCAACAATTAAAGAATTGGAAAAATATATAAAACTTGATTCAACCGAAGGTTATCCTTATGCTTTTATGGCGAATGTTTTAAAAGCGTCAGGCAAACTGGGGGAAGCGGAAAAGTATTATGAAAAATCGTTACTGGTAGAACCCAACAATGTGAACACCCTTTTGAATTATGCCGAGTTGCTGGCAGATAAAAATGTAAAAAATAAAATGTACAAAGCGAGACAACTCGTTCAACAGGCGATAAAATACGACAGCACGAATGCAACTGCATGGTATTATTTAGGCAGCTGGGAATGGCAGATGAATAATGCAAAAAGCGCACGCGATTACTTTTACAAATGTTTAAAGTTTGATTCCACGAATATCGCAGCAAAGAAAAGTTTGGCAAAAATTCTTGCATTTGATTTCAAAGAACCCGAAAAGGGAGTTGAATTGTTAAGCAGTATTCTAAAAAAAGACAGCACCGATGCTGCGGCTCTTTTCATCCTTGCAAATATTTATACTTCCACTAATCTGAAAGATTCTCATAAAGCAGAATATTTATTTGCAAAAAGTAAAAAGTATGTACCGAATACAAATGATTATTCCAATCAGTATGGATTGGGAATGACCGCACAAAACAAAGGAGATTTTAAAAACGCGGAAGAACATTACCTGAAAGCATACGCTCTTGACAGTTCCGATATGCTTTTATGCACTTACATCAGTCAGGTGTATATCTCATTAGGCGATGATAATAAGGCGTTAAAATTTCTTCAGCGAGCTTACGGAATTGATTCGATGAATCATTATTCCAATCTCAATCTCGGATATTTTTATTACACCAACGGAAAACTATGGAATAATGATAAAGCAATTTATTATTACGAAAGAGTTTTAAAAACCGACCCCTATGACACCTTAGCCCTTGAAGGACTTGGCATGTTATATTTTGAAAAAGGGAATATGAATAAAGCGAAAGATTTTTTTACAAGACGGAATGCTATTCCCCCTTCAAGTTTTACAACAATTAAATCGCTTGGTCTTTTAGAAGATCGCGATGGCAAATACGAAAAAGCCCTCCCTTATTATCAGAAAGCAATTGAACTTAGCCCGAATGATTGGGAAGCCAATTCAAAACTTGCGTTTGTAATGATGAAAGTTTCAACAACTAAATATCTTGCCAATGCAATGAGTTATGCTAAAAAATCAGTTGAGTTAAATCCCCAAAGCCCGGACGCAATGTATATCTATTCGCAGATTCTAATTCTATCGGGCGACTATTACAAGGCAAGTGAAAATTATCGCAAAGCCATTGAAATAAATCCTGCGCTCAAGGATGCAGGAGTTGAACAAGCATTAAAACAAAAGGGATTGTAA